In the genome of Meles meles chromosome 16, mMelMel3.1 paternal haplotype, whole genome shotgun sequence, one region contains:
- the NXT1 gene encoding NTF2-related export protein 1: MASVDFKTYVDQACRAAEEFVNVYYTTMDKRRRLLSRLYMGTATLVWNGNAVSGQESLSEFFEMLPSSEFQINVVDCQPVHDEATPSQTTVLVVICGTVKFEGNKQRDFNQNFILTAQASPSNTVWKIASDCFRFQDWAS, encoded by the coding sequence ATGGCATCAGTGGACTTCAAGACCTACGTGGATCAGGCCTGCAGAGCTGCTGAGGAGTTTGTGAATGTGTACTACACCACCATGGACAAACGACGGCGCCTGCTATCCCGCCTGTACATGGGCACGGCCACCCTGGTGTGGAACGGAAATGCTGTTTCAGGACAAGAGTCCTTGAGTGAGTTTTTTGAAATGTTGCCTTCCAGTGAGTTCCAAATCAACGTGGTAGACTGCCAGCCTGTCCATGATGAAGCCACCCCGAGCCAGACCACAGTCCTTGTTGTGATCTGTGGAACAGTGAAGTTTGAAGGCAACAAACAACGGGACTTTAACCAAAACTTCATTCTGACTGCCCAGGCCTCACCCAGCAACACGGTGTGGAAGATAGCAAGTGACTGCTTCCGGTTCCAAGACTGGGCCAGCTAG